A single Marinitoga aeolica DNA region contains:
- a CDS encoding TIGR03915 family putative DNA repair protein — MKIVLYDGSFQGLLTIIFNTYNEKKIPDMIFRQYNPSIFNIIDNIKTDYKKAAIVSEFIIRKLNKIILKNIYLAYLSEIENIEVDIIKYFNLSLKINSNAELHIEKDYIIRIKNAISKVINEKHKFLGLIRFRKLANVILYAPFEPDHNIITLLSKHFINRYPNNKWIIHDIKRNLILSYDKKVELFKISEFDNDFYLKEENLSYEEISFQNLWKTYFNNTTITERKNKKLQRQYMPTRYWKYLIEI; from the coding sequence ATGAAAATAGTTTTGTATGATGGTTCTTTTCAAGGGCTTTTAACCATTATTTTTAATACTTATAATGAAAAGAAAATACCTGATATGATTTTTAGGCAATATAATCCAAGTATATTTAATATTATAGATAATATTAAAACAGATTATAAAAAAGCTGCTATTGTCAGTGAATTCATTATAAGAAAACTTAACAAAATTATTTTAAAAAATATTTACCTCGCTTATTTATCGGAAATAGAAAATATAGAAGTTGATATTATAAAATATTTTAATCTTTCATTAAAAATTAATAGCAATGCAGAATTGCACATTGAAAAAGATTATATTATAAGAATTAAAAATGCTATATCTAAGGTAATAAATGAAAAACACAAATTTCTTGGATTGATTAGATTTAGAAAATTAGCAAATGTTATATTATATGCACCTTTTGAACCAGATCATAATATAATCACATTGCTTTCAAAACACTTTATTAATAGATATCCTAATAATAAATGGATTATCCACGACATTAAACGAAACCTGATTCTTTCATATGACAAAAAAGTAGAATTGTTCAAAATCAGTGAATTTGATAATGATTTCTACTTAAAAGAAGAAAATTTATCTTATGAAGAAATTTCTTTTCAAAATCTTTGGAAAACTTATTTTAATAATACAACCATTACTGAAAGAAAAAATAAAAAATTGCAAAGACAATATATGCCAACACGATATTGGAAATATCTTATAGAGATTTGA
- a CDS encoding putative DNA modification/repair radical SAM protein: MDLKEKLKILSGAAKYDVSCSSSGSERQNTKKGLGNAASSGICHSWTSDGRCISLLKILFSNACIFDCAYCINRSSNDIKRATFTVDEIVNLTINFYKRNYIEGLFLSSAIIKNPDYTMEQMLKVVKKLRLEENFNGYIHLKAIPGADLKLIREAGFYADRLSVNIELPSEKSLNLLAPQKKKESIIKPMSFIGQNALANTEERKKYKKAPLFVPAGHSTQLIVGASPESDFQILKLSEGLYKKFNMKRVYYSAFIRVNNDKRLPNIKPPLKRENRLYQADWLLRFYKFSAHEILDEKHPFLDENIDPKTSWALRNFNYFPVEINKASYETLLRVPGIGVKSALTIVKARKYAPITFDELKKMGVVLKRAKYFITCNGKYYSNLFLTPEIIREELTKNKEYQIPLFPLTAIEKAV; this comes from the coding sequence ATGGATTTAAAAGAAAAATTAAAAATTTTATCCGGTGCTGCTAAATATGATGTTTCATGTTCTTCCAGTGGAAGCGAGAGGCAAAATACAAAAAAAGGGTTAGGTAATGCTGCCAGCAGTGGTATATGCCATAGTTGGACCAGCGATGGAAGATGCATTTCCCTTTTAAAAATTTTATTTTCAAATGCCTGTATTTTTGATTGTGCCTATTGCATTAATAGATCAAGCAATGATATTAAACGTGCAACTTTCACTGTCGACGAAATAGTTAATTTAACCATAAACTTTTATAAAAGAAATTATATTGAGGGATTGTTTTTAAGTTCTGCAATCATAAAAAACCCAGATTATACAATGGAACAAATGTTAAAAGTTGTAAAAAAATTACGTTTAGAAGAAAATTTTAATGGTTACATACATTTAAAAGCTATACCTGGTGCTGATTTAAAACTTATAAGAGAAGCCGGATTTTATGCTGATAGATTAAGTGTAAATATTGAACTACCCAGTGAAAAAAGCTTGAATTTATTAGCTCCTCAAAAAAAGAAAGAATCTATAATAAAACCTATGAGTTTTATTGGTCAAAACGCACTCGCTAATACTGAAGAAAGAAAAAAATATAAAAAAGCACCTTTATTTGTACCAGCAGGGCATAGCACTCAATTAATAGTTGGCGCATCACCAGAAAGTGATTTTCAAATTCTTAAACTTTCAGAAGGATTATATAAAAAATTTAATATGAAAAGAGTTTATTATTCTGCTTTTATAAGAGTTAACAATGATAAAAGATTGCCAAATATTAAACCTCCGCTGAAACGTGAAAATAGACTTTATCAAGCTGATTGGCTTTTAAGATTTTATAAGTTTTCTGCTCATGAAATTCTTGATGAAAAGCATCCTTTTTTAGATGAAAATATTGATCCTAAAACATCTTGGGCTTTAAGAAATTTCAACTATTTTCCTGTAGAAATTAATAAAGCTTCTTATGAAACCTTACTAAGAGTACCTGGAATAGGTGTTAAATCCGCTTTAACTATTGTAAAAGCAAGAAAATACGCCCCTATTACATTTGATGAATTAAAAAAGATGGGGGTTGTTTTAAAAAGAGCAAAATATTTTATAACTTGCAATGGGAAATACTATTCAAATCTGTTTTTAACTCCTGAAATAATAAGAGAGGAATTAACAAAAAATAAAGAATACCAAATTCCATTATTTCCATTAACTGCAATTGAAAAGGCGGTGTAA
- a CDS encoding uracil-xanthine permease family protein gives MGKYGEVTLQEDRSEGMSTGGLILLGLQHTFTMFGATVLVPYLTGIPVNVALLTAGLGTLLFHWITKWKVPVFLGSSFAYIAPIVAVAMHYMNQAGLEYKNIQDAVAAGVDLKPYLAYATGGIFLAGLVKFGFGVLIKWIGIRRFEKLFPPVISGTMIILIGLILSPVAINMASGNWWIAMVSLGTAIIVRLYTRGFSRLIPVIWGIIVGYIVAAITGNVHFAEVGTASWVGIPEMYLPKFSWYAAAAIVPVAIAPSVEHFGDVFAISAVVGKKFYEDPGMHRTLMGDGLATSLGGFFGGPANTTYSENTGVLAFTKAFNPWIMRIAAFFAILLAMVPKVGAIVRSIPVPVMGGIEILLFGMIASIGAKTLINNQVKVEGRNLVTMSLMLVTGLGGAVFKAGNFALEGLGLAAVVGVLVNLFFELTNASEE, from the coding sequence ATGGGTAAATATGGTGAAGTAACTTTGCAAGAAGACAGAAGTGAAGGTATGAGCACAGGGGGATTGATACTATTAGGGTTACAACATACCTTTACGATGTTCGGTGCAACAGTATTGGTACCGTATTTAACAGGTATTCCAGTTAATGTTGCGTTACTCACTGCTGGACTCGGAACATTATTATTCCACTGGATTACCAAATGGAAAGTTCCAGTATTTTTAGGTTCTAGTTTTGCATATATAGCTCCAATAGTTGCAGTAGCAATGCATTATATGAATCAAGCAGGATTAGAGTATAAAAACATTCAAGATGCAGTAGCTGCTGGTGTAGATTTAAAACCTTATCTGGCATATGCAACAGGTGGTATATTCTTAGCAGGTTTAGTTAAATTTGGTTTTGGTGTTTTAATCAAATGGATAGGTATTAGAAGATTTGAAAAACTATTCCCACCAGTAATATCAGGAACAATGATTATATTAATTGGTTTGATACTAAGTCCAGTAGCAATAAACATGGCAAGTGGAAATTGGTGGATAGCAATGGTATCTCTTGGTACAGCAATTATAGTTAGACTATATACAAGGGGATTTAGCAGATTAATACCTGTAATATGGGGAATCATAGTAGGATATATTGTTGCAGCAATAACAGGAAATGTACATTTTGCAGAAGTAGGAACAGCTAGCTGGGTAGGAATACCAGAAATGTATTTACCAAAGTTCTCATGGTATGCTGCAGCAGCAATAGTACCAGTTGCTATTGCACCATCAGTAGAACACTTTGGTGATGTATTTGCAATCTCAGCAGTAGTAGGAAAGAAATTCTATGAAGATCCTGGAATGCACAGGACATTAATGGGTGATGGGCTTGCAACATCATTAGGTGGATTCTTTGGTGGCCCTGCAAACACGACCTATAGTGAAAACACTGGGGTATTAGCATTTACAAAAGCATTCAATCCATGGATAATGAGAATAGCAGCATTCTTTGCAATCTTATTAGCAATGGTACCAAAAGTTGGAGCAATAGTAAGATCAATACCAGTACCAGTAATGGGTGGAATAGAAATATTATTATTCGGTATGATAGCAAGTATTGGTGCAAAAACATTGATAAACAACCAAGTAAAAGTAGAAGGAAGAAATTTAGTAACAATGTCATTGATGTTAGTAACAGGTTTAGGTGGAGCTGTATTCAAAGCTGGTAACTTCGCTTTAGAAGGTTTAGGTTTAGCTGCTGTTGTTGGTGTTTTAGTAAATTTATTTTTTGAATTAACAAATGCTTCCGAGGAGTGA
- a CDS encoding dihydroorotate dehydrogenase, which translates to MVEICGIKFKNPIIIASGPGGNGKELSKHIDLNELGGFTAKTVTPYEKEGNPPPRIVNVKSGILNSIGLQNPGIDKFILNDLPFLETLDTNIILSIGGDTKEDYLSLIEKLNNSNAVFFELNLSCPNVGKNGIPLGIDEKSIFDLVKEVKKISKKPIFVKFGVETFLENLISAAVNGGADGITLINSPKGMKIDINKKIPILKRGFGGFSGPSIKPIALATIFIIRRKFKDLPIIGMGGVFDYKDAIEFIMAGANLVGIGSGVMSDPEIPIKIINDLNDYLKNEKYENILSCAVEGYYV; encoded by the coding sequence ATGGTAGAAATATGTGGAATAAAATTTAAAAATCCTATAATCATAGCATCGGGTCCAGGAGGAAACGGCAAAGAGTTATCAAAACATATAGATTTAAATGAATTAGGAGGTTTTACTGCAAAAACTGTTACACCATATGAAAAAGAAGGTAATCCACCTCCACGAATAGTTAATGTAAAGTCTGGAATATTAAATTCTATAGGGTTACAAAATCCTGGAATAGATAAATTCATCTTAAATGATTTACCTTTTTTAGAAACATTAGATACAAACATAATTCTGAGCATTGGTGGAGACACAAAAGAAGATTATTTAAGTTTAATAGAAAAATTAAATAATTCAAATGCTGTATTTTTCGAATTAAACTTATCCTGTCCTAATGTTGGAAAAAATGGCATCCCACTTGGAATTGATGAAAAATCTATTTTTGACTTAGTAAAAGAAGTTAAAAAAATTTCTAAAAAACCTATCTTTGTAAAATTCGGAGTCGAAACATTTTTAGAAAATTTAATCTCAGCTGCTGTTAATGGTGGCGCAGATGGAATAACATTAATAAATTCTCCAAAAGGTATGAAAATAGATATAAACAAAAAAATACCTATTTTAAAAAGAGGCTTTGGCGGTTTTAGTGGTCCATCAATAAAACCTATTGCTCTTGCTACAATCTTTATAATAAGAAGAAAATTCAAAGATTTACCTATTATCGGAATGGGTGGAGTCTTTGATTACAAAGATGCTATAGAGTTTATAATGGCAGGTGCAAATCTTGTTGGAATAGGTTCTGGAGTAATGTCAGATCCAGAAATACCTATAAAAATAATAAATGATTTAAATGATTATTTAAAAAATGAAAAATATGAAAATATTTTATCTTGCGCTGTGGAGGGATATTATGTTTGA
- the pyrE gene encoding orotate phosphoribosyltransferase — protein sequence MDIVNLMKETNALLTGHFLLSSGLHSDTYIQCAQILKYPQYAEALGKELSKMFNVVPDYIVSPALGGIIIGYEVAKAFNVPFLFTERNKEGVMELRRNFFIEKNKKVIIIEDVITTGKSTLEVVESLKKYNPDIVGLGCIVNRSKKEHLENYPIKSLIEIDAKTYEPDNCPLCKENIPVVKPGSRK from the coding sequence ATGGATATAGTGAATTTAATGAAAGAAACAAATGCTCTTTTAACTGGACATTTTCTATTATCTTCTGGTCTTCATTCTGATACATATATTCAATGTGCTCAGATTTTAAAATATCCTCAATATGCTGAAGCACTTGGAAAAGAACTATCAAAAATGTTCAATGTAGTTCCAGATTATATTGTATCTCCTGCATTAGGTGGAATCATTATTGGATACGAAGTTGCAAAAGCTTTTAATGTTCCTTTCCTATTTACAGAAAGAAATAAAGAAGGGGTAATGGAATTAAGAAGGAATTTTTTCATCGAAAAAAATAAAAAAGTTATTATAATAGAAGACGTTATAACAACGGGAAAATCAACACTTGAAGTAGTTGAAAGCCTTAAAAAATATAATCCTGATATTGTTGGATTGGGTTGTATTGTAAACAGAAGTAAAAAAGAGCATCTTGAAAATTATCCTATAAAATCATTAATTGAAATAGACGCTAAAACTTATGAACCTGATAATTGCCCTTTATGTAAAGAAAATATTCCTGTTGTCAAACCAGGTAGCAGAAAATAG
- a CDS encoding phospholipase D-like domain-containing protein yields the protein MKKIMFLSMFFLLFISVFSISEGEWIITQKDLHLPGEYFDGKNYFWRADYHLEDLKNATSISLEIHHITDDSTVLFFDEGNNEKANWKYIKSLLDGAKKFVWMAIYDVNYYPFITELKELNKRGIDIRLVYETNNINSYISGLSKVGIKTKHDKNYKLMHNKFLIIDGYCVITGSTNFTNNGFGYNSNNSIVIFSNELAQDYMNEFNEMFEKGYYGKQSLDNKPYKKVEFDSGLIEPYFTPEDDLTDRIIELIDNAKESIHVMIFTFSKREIADALIRAKNRGVDVKVIAEEYQSNYSWAQINNLKENRVNVILDKNDRTFHHKTMIIDGKITLTGSFNFTNSAQYNNDENSLVIHSEYISKKYEKEFNRLWEKYTK from the coding sequence ATGAAAAAGATTATGTTTTTATCTATGTTTTTCTTGCTTTTTATAAGTGTATTTTCTATTTCAGAAGGAGAATGGATAATTACTCAAAAAGATTTACATTTACCAGGAGAATATTTTGATGGTAAAAATTATTTTTGGAGAGCAGATTATCATCTTGAAGATTTGAAAAATGCGACATCTATATCATTAGAAATTCATCATATTACAGATGATTCTACAGTATTGTTTTTCGATGAAGGAAATAATGAAAAAGCTAATTGGAAATATATAAAATCATTACTCGATGGAGCAAAAAAATTTGTATGGATGGCAATTTATGATGTTAATTATTATCCTTTTATAACTGAATTGAAAGAATTAAATAAAAGAGGTATTGATATAAGATTAGTTTATGAAACAAATAATATAAATTCATATATAAGCGGATTAAGTAAAGTTGGTATAAAGACCAAACATGACAAAAATTATAAATTAATGCATAATAAGTTTTTGATTATTGATGGATATTGTGTAATAACTGGTAGTACTAATTTTACAAATAATGGTTTTGGATATAATTCTAATAATTCTATTGTTATATTTTCAAATGAGTTAGCTCAAGATTATATGAATGAATTTAATGAAATGTTTGAAAAAGGATATTATGGCAAGCAATCATTGGATAATAAACCATATAAAAAAGTGGAATTTGATAGTGGTTTAATAGAACCATATTTCACACCTGAAGATGATTTAACAGATAGAATTATAGAATTAATCGATAACGCGAAAGAATCAATACATGTTATGATATTTACATTTAGCAAAAGAGAAATAGCGGATGCCCTAATAAGGGCTAAAAATAGAGGTGTTGATGTCAAAGTAATAGCAGAAGAATATCAGTCAAATTATAGTTGGGCACAAATAAATAATTTAAAAGAAAATAGAGTTAATGTAATTTTAGATAAAAATGATAGAACATTTCATCATAAAACGATGATAATAGATGGTAAGATAACATTAACGGGATCATTTAATTTTACCAATTCAGCACAATATAATAATGATGAAAATTCACTTGTCATACATAGTGAGTATATTTCTAAAAAATACGAAAAAGAATTTAATAGATTATGGGAAAAATATACAAAGTAG
- a CDS encoding ATP-binding protein, with amino-acid sequence MKKLPIGIQDYKEIIEGNYIYIDKTKYIFDLIDNGKYYFLSRPRRFGKSLTISTLYYIFKGEKELFKDTYIYDKWEFKEYPIIRINLLDVATDTEKRFKESLLKIIQEEGQRNNIEITEKDYKFAFNELIIKLSKKGKVVILVDEYEKPILDNINNKEKAERYREILRDFYVSIKSKDEYIKFVFITGITKFTKTGVFSALNNLNDISLNRKYSQMLGYTQKELEYYFNNHIEETAKEMGISKEELLKEIKTYYNGFSFDGEHFVYNPFSVLRFFDERKFQNYWFESGSPSFIYEYVKGRKIEYEDLVKYTVDSLDFTTREIEDANANIFFAQAGYLTFKGIKKYGITEKYILDYPNLEVKNSFSKLILEANYSLNEETYEKIYEIYELVEENRIEGLIKEIKRIISAIPYNLHQKRESYYHSLIYTILASAGLNVTAEELTNLGRSDLILEHNDKIYLFEIKLDKSAKEAIEQIKEKKYYEKYMSKNNEKEIYIIGINIDSEKRNIEDYMIEKL; translated from the coding sequence ATGAAAAAATTACCAATAGGGATACAGGATTATAAGGAAATAATAGAAGGAAATTATATATATATAGATAAAACAAAATATATATTTGATTTAATAGATAATGGAAAATATTATTTTTTATCTCGACCAAGAAGATTTGGAAAAAGTTTAACAATATCAACATTATATTACATATTCAAAGGAGAAAAAGAGTTATTTAAAGATACATACATATATGACAAATGGGAATTCAAAGAATATCCTATTATAAGAATTAATTTGTTAGATGTTGCGACTGATACAGAAAAAAGATTCAAAGAAAGCCTATTAAAAATAATACAAGAGGAAGGACAAAGAAATAATATAGAAATAACAGAAAAAGATTATAAATTTGCATTTAATGAATTAATAATAAAATTATCTAAAAAAGGAAAAGTAGTAATATTAGTAGATGAATATGAAAAACCAATATTAGATAATATAAATAACAAAGAAAAAGCTGAAAGGTATAGAGAAATACTAAGAGACTTCTATGTAAGTATAAAATCAAAAGATGAATACATAAAATTTGTATTTATTACTGGAATAACGAAATTTACCAAAACAGGAGTATTCTCAGCACTAAATAATTTAAATGACATATCACTAAATAGAAAATACTCTCAAATGTTAGGTTATACACAAAAAGAATTAGAATATTATTTCAATAACCATATAGAAGAAACAGCAAAAGAAATGGGGATAAGTAAAGAAGAATTATTAAAAGAAATAAAAACATATTATAATGGATTCTCATTTGATGGAGAACACTTTGTATATAATCCATTCTCAGTATTAAGATTCTTTGATGAAAGGAAATTTCAAAATTATTGGTTTGAAAGTGGATCACCATCATTTATATATGAATATGTAAAAGGAAGAAAAATAGAATATGAGGATTTAGTAAAATACACAGTAGATTCATTAGACTTTACAACAAGAGAAATAGAAGATGCAAATGCTAATATATTCTTTGCACAAGCAGGATATTTGACATTTAAAGGAATTAAAAAGTATGGAATAACAGAAAAATATATATTAGACTATCCAAATCTTGAAGTAAAAAATAGTTTCTCAAAATTAATATTAGAAGCAAATTATAGTTTAAACGAAGAAACATATGAAAAAATATATGAAATATATGAACTAGTAGAAGAAAATAGGATAGAGGGATTAATAAAAGAAATAAAAAGAATAATAAGTGCAATACCGTATAACTTACATCAAAAAAGAGAAAGTTATTATCACTCATTAATATATACAATATTAGCCTCAGCAGGATTAAACGTAACAGCAGAAGAACTAACAAATCTTGGAAGAAGTGACTTAATATTAGAGCATAATGACAAAATATATTTGTTTGAAATAAAGCTAGATAAAAGTGCAAAAGAAGCAATAGAACAAATAAAAGAAAAGAAATATTATGAAAAATATATGAGTAAAAATAATGAAAAAGAAATATACATAATAGGAATAAACATAGATTCAGAAAAAAGAAATATTGAGGATTATATGATAGAAAAATTATAA
- a CDS encoding dihydroorotase translates to MSILIKNANIISHSTNGVFNVYIEKNKIIEISKNIKKADIVIDAKNLTLIPGIIDMHTHLREPGYEYKETIETGLKAAVHGGVTTLGVMPNTKPAMDNLEILDYVLKKSKKINLSKIIPIPAVTKERKGLELNNLKELNKNGYRFFSDDGNPIWNDEIMFNALNEVKNFNGIIINHCENSRFSNKEIFESLMVARDIELSKFTKAHVHIAHISTKNSLELIKYAKSNNINTTCEITFHHLLLEKDNNNPLKKINPPLPDNDTQKFLINNLDYIDIIVSDHAPHSIEEKKKDYRNAPNGISGLDIFFPAIYTISKKYNIDFQYIIEKITYNPAKVFNLENIGDIKEGYYADIVLVDLNKNWDKKIFSKGKNIPYENLYGKVVLTVVNGEIKYREEI, encoded by the coding sequence ATGAGCATATTAATAAAAAATGCTAATATCATTTCACATTCAACCAATGGTGTTTTTAACGTTTATATCGAAAAAAACAAAATAATAGAAATATCGAAAAATATAAAAAAAGCAGATATTGTCATTGACGCAAAAAACTTAACTCTTATACCTGGAATTATCGATATGCATACACATTTAAGAGAACCTGGATACGAATATAAAGAAACTATTGAAACAGGTTTAAAAGCAGCTGTACATGGTGGTGTTACTACTCTTGGTGTAATGCCTAATACCAAACCAGCTATGGATAATTTAGAAATTTTGGATTATGTATTAAAAAAGTCAAAAAAAATAAATTTATCTAAAATTATACCAATACCAGCGGTTACTAAAGAAAGAAAAGGCTTAGAATTAAATAATTTAAAAGAGCTCAACAAAAATGGATATAGATTCTTTTCCGATGATGGAAATCCTATTTGGAATGATGAAATAATGTTTAATGCTTTAAATGAAGTAAAAAATTTCAACGGTATCATCATCAATCATTGTGAAAATAGTCGTTTCTCAAATAAAGAAATTTTTGAATCATTAATGGTAGCAAGAGATATAGAGTTATCTAAATTTACTAAAGCACATGTCCATATAGCTCATATTTCAACTAAAAACTCGCTTGAATTAATTAAGTATGCAAAATCAAATAATATCAACACAACATGCGAAATAACGTTTCACCATCTACTTTTAGAAAAAGACAATAATAATCCATTAAAGAAAATTAACCCACCATTACCAGATAATGATACACAAAAATTTTTAATAAATAATCTTGATTATATAGATATTATTGTAAGCGATCATGCACCACATTCTATAGAAGAAAAGAAAAAAGATTACAGAAATGCTCCAAATGGAATATCAGGACTGGATATATTCTTCCCAGCCATATATACCATCTCTAAAAAATATAATATCGATTTTCAATATATTATAGAAAAAATAACATATAATCCAGCAAAAGTTTTTAATCTTGAAAATATCGGAGATATTAAAGAAGGCTATTATGCTGATATTGTTTTAGTTGATTTAAATAAAAATTGGGATAAAAAAATCTTTTCAAAGGGGAAAAATATTCCATATGAAAATTTATACGGAAAAGTTGTTTTAACTGTTGTAAATGGAGAAATAAAATACAGGGAGGAAATTTAA
- the pyrF gene encoding orotidine-5'-phosphate decarboxylase has protein sequence MFEKYLKIREKNSSVLLVGLDSDYKRINGDVFEFNKKIIDETHDLICGYKINIAFYEKLGPKGLEILENTINYIRQNPEIPIILDSKRGDIGNTAKAYAEYYFERLKVDSLTINPLMGLDTLEPYLEYKNSHLFALALTSNKGAYDFEIPEKLYLKITEKMNNLNKQHKNKIGIIVGATNSDYIKEIVDISENMIFLIPGIGSQGGNTQELFKNLNGYKNIFINVSRAIIFDENPRKKAKEFNEIINKYYSH, from the coding sequence ATGTTTGAAAAATATTTAAAAATAAGAGAAAAAAATAGTTCTGTTTTGCTCGTTGGGTTAGATAGCGATTATAAAAGAATTAATGGAGATGTTTTTGAATTCAACAAAAAAATTATCGATGAAACTCATGATTTAATCTGCGGTTATAAAATAAATATCGCTTTTTACGAAAAACTAGGACCTAAAGGATTAGAAATATTGGAAAACACTATAAACTATATAAGGCAAAATCCAGAAATACCAATAATTTTAGATTCAAAAAGAGGAGATATTGGAAACACAGCAAAAGCATATGCAGAATATTATTTTGAAAGACTAAAAGTTGATTCTTTAACTATTAATCCATTAATGGGATTAGATACATTAGAACCATATCTTGAATATAAAAATTCCCATTTATTTGCTTTAGCTTTGACCTCAAACAAAGGAGCATATGACTTTGAGATTCCTGAAAAATTATATTTAAAAATAACAGAAAAAATGAATAACTTAAATAAACAACATAAAAACAAAATTGGAATTATAGTTGGCGCAACTAATTCTGATTATATAAAAGAAATCGTTGATATATCAGAAAACATGATATTTTTAATACCTGGAATTGGATCACAAGGTGGAAATACTCAAGAGTTATTTAAAAATCTAAATGGTTATAAAAACATATTTATTAATGTTTCAAGAGCTATTATCTTTGATGAAAATCCACGAAAAAAAGCAAAAGAATTCAATGAAATAATTAATAAATATTATTCTCATTAA
- a CDS encoding iron-sulfur cluster-binding protein, translated as MNAIVKEIETTDNYILLTIETEEILNIEPGQFVMLKPKYFDFPKPFSVIYQEDKIIKFLIAIVGEMTAELKKLKINDELDIRGAYGIPFIKKIDKNKKYILLGGDCGSAPLIHFSNKYPDLIKEKIYGFVTPEIQKILNIEGLHIDSIEGMNLLEKAEKLEISEDTAILICGSLNLIKHTKNKFKNKKLYASLEARMGCGIGICKGCPIKTNDGIKMICKDGPIFDLSEVQLEW; from the coding sequence ATGAATGCCATTGTAAAAGAAATTGAAACAACAGATAATTATATTCTTTTGACTATTGAAACAGAAGAAATATTGAATATTGAACCTGGACAATTTGTAATGTTAAAACCAAAATATTTTGATTTCCCAAAACCATTTTCCGTTATATATCAAGAAGATAAAATAATTAAATTCCTCATTGCAATTGTAGGGGAAATGACTGCGGAGTTAAAAAAATTAAAAATCAATGATGAATTGGATATAAGAGGAGCATATGGTATTCCATTCATTAAAAAAATAGATAAGAATAAAAAATATATTTTACTCGGTGGCGATTGTGGTTCTGCTCCATTAATACATTTTTCAAATAAATATCCTGATTTAATTAAAGAAAAAATATATGGTTTTGTAACCCCAGAAATACAGAAAATATTAAACATTGAAGGTTTACATATAGATTCAATAGAAGGAATGAATTTATTAGAAAAAGCGGAAAAATTAGAAATTTCTGAAGATACTGCAATTTTAATATGTGGAAGTTTAAATCTAATAAAACATACAAAAAATAAATTCAAAAATAAAAAATTATATGCTTCTTTGGAAGCAAGAATGGGTTGTGGTATAGGAATATGCAAAGGATGTCCTATCAAAACAAATGATGGAATAAAAATGATATGTAAAGATGGCCCTATATTTGATTTAAGCGAGGTGCAACTCGAATGGTAG